From the genome of Glycine soja cultivar W05 chromosome 14, ASM419377v2, whole genome shotgun sequence:
ATTTTGTACTTAGGGGACTGTGTATCCTCATATACTTGATCCTACTAACCAAGCCTTAACCCGATCAATATCTATAATATCAGTACCGACCCAATTATCCCTGAGAAATGCGGAGTTAAGGGAATATGCTAATACGATGAGAAAGCTTGACCTAACGAAGATCTAACTAGCAATGATAGAATCACATACTAACATTTTTGGGATATGATGGAACATTTTGATATGTTATAATGTTTGACCTGCCAATATCGGGAAACATGCTTGGCAAATAAGGTTAAATAGTCTTCTTCTTGACCTAAGATAGCAGGTTAAACAATATTCTTCACTCGCGCGAGTGTTTTGAATTAAATCACATCCATCACGAAGAGGCCTTTTCGGTAGAGAGTCATATGGGTCGCATTTCTCCACAATTTGTCTCGATATAGACAAAAGCAACGAAACTGCAATGTGACTGCCATCCATATTTAAAACCATGGAAccaatgttattattttagaaggaaaaaaaaaaaggtaatttaTGAGGAAGCAAAAAGTAAACAACATGAAGAAGCACACGAGACACGATCTTCTGTTCAATGTGTCCTACatagtataatttttcaaacttttttaaCCCTCTGGAATTTTGAATCATTCAGCTGAAGCCCCTTTTATCAGGTCTCACCGAAAGGTAACAAATTAAACTGTGCATCTATGATCTACCTCCTCCTTGTCGTTAACTGGCTTTTGTCATTTTCTAAATCTCCCGACTACAAAAATAACCTTCATCATACTTTTGGTCGTCATTTCGGACTAAGCATATTACATAAAATACGCGGTCAAAGTTATCAAGtgtgaaaaatgaaattattgccTAGTGTGAGTACTTAGTTCAGGGATCTCCAGCTGCTCCATATGCATGAGtcaaagaaattttaatttcatctttGAAAAATAAGTACATACTTTTAACATCTAAAATTAATgtagatattatatatgttgtgtTAGAATAGAAATGCACTCATTTTTAACAAATCTCTTTTATTAAtgtaaattatcaatttaagtatgataaaaaaaatacatgtaataaaataattttatactaccattcaatcacaaatcacaaatcattatatatgataaatttattgatttttatagtaattatcttaaaagttatcTTAATGATAATATACGAAGTGTTATAtacataatcattaaatttattaataatatttatttaagaactTCTTAAGATTACCTAGTCTTATTTTTAAGCCTTTTTCATATTGTTTTAACTCATTAAATCATGGACATTATGAAGAAAATTAAGGAGAAGAATAATTAATTAGCGTGGAAGGGACTAACCCGCCCAAGTAAAACTCTTCTCCTAAAGCAATGGAAGCCATGATGGCGACAACAAAAGTCTGAACAGGTTGATAGACGGCAACAAACACAGGACCACCTCTGTCAATGCACCATATTTGTACAGCGAAGGCAATTCCAGATGCCACCACTCCCTGTGACCCATcatcaaataaaacaacaacttcattagtttttaattttctcatttcACCATCTATCAATACATGCATGTGTTCCCACCATTATTAATTCACGCAGAACATGATTTCCTAACCACTTTTGGACTATATAATATCGTGTCATGCCTCAAACCCATGCAATTATATACAGCACTTTTCAAATTAAGCGTTTCATTAACTAACAAAACTAGCTAGCTAGAAAAAACGATGATCAACTTTTGTTCAGTTCCATATGTTAACTTGAAAATGGAAGAATCGTGTTAATTTATCTATGACTCACAAGACGAAGACTCTCTGGTTTCTGGTCACTTTATGTATTCATGACTGTGTCTGACAAAgcaattattttaatgaaagtATTCCAACTATTGAATAAATAATGAGTAAGCTCAAGGTCCTAAGTTTTCAAAACACTTGTTTATTCCTAAatctgattttataaaaaaatcatttgttttatcttttttttattaatattaaagactaaaatatgtAATTCTTTAAGTACCTTTAGTATTAAGAACGAGGAAAGCTAACAACATaacttttaatacattttttactatcatttaaaatttattagaaagtaTAAAATCATGAGAACCATGActccttgtaaaaaaaatataacttaaattcataatttttaataaatttcagtcaataaaaaaaaaacatgtcaaAAAAACACTGTTACTTTCGCGTTGGGAATTAAACTTTCATTTTAACAACATATGATGACATTAAAGTGAATTAATGGTAAAACTCTGATTttaataagaaatcttatgagaattttgtactttttaaaaaatcaggAACTAAATGGCCAATAGGAGGAGGGTTTTAAACATGGGAGTTTACTGGTTGAATTATTAATACATATAGAATATTGAGCGCACAGATATTGTAGAGATATGGAACTATATAAGGTTGATAGACCTAGTGGTTGAAGggaagaataaaagaaagagaaattcctcactaataaaaatgaatgaataacATTTgtcagattaaaaaaaattatatatactaacCGCGTATAAAATAGTGAAAGCTTCTCCACCAGAGTGGAAAAGCCATGCCTGCGCGTCTCTTTCAAGGAGCAAAGCAATGACGAGAAACTGCAAGAGTCCAAAGAAACAGGTGTAGGAAGTGACAGAGAGGCGAGCCGGGTACTTCTTGAGAACCGGTGCTTGCAACACAAGCCAACCAGACCACGACAAGCAGTGTCCAATGAGGTATAAGCACCCTAGGGTCCAGTTCTTCCCCTTTGCATCTCCCAGTGACACTGACCCCAATTCAAACACTTGTGTCACTCTTGTGTTGTTTATGTTCACACCAGTTGTTGGGCTATATATTGTTGGACCTTTGTATAGTGTGATCACGGTGGCTCCAACCACACATAGCACTGTTCCCGCCACCTTAGCCAACCCATCTTTTCGGTTCAATCTCACTTGCTCTATTCTGGTGAGTTTCCATATATAAGcattaatattatatcatttgtaataataataataataataatttgttaattaaggGCTTGCCTTAATATGACTGCCATGAGAAATGTAATGGCTGGGACTGAGTTCTGTATTGCTGATGCGAAGGTAGGGGATGTGTTCTCCAACCCTAGCAAGTAGAAACCTTGGTTTGCTGTAATCCTGTTAATTTAATGCAATattgtatatattattatcaAAGGATGTATTACAATTTatgtagcattttgaaaatgaCAGACAAGAAAGACcatactttaatttaatttttgtatgtaCACAAAAGGATGGaagtgttttcatttttaattttttttttctttagaacCGTTTGTAATTAGTCTTGCATGGTTTGATAATTAGACATACCCGACAAGTGCCAGAAGAAAGAACTGGCAGACGAAGTTTAAAGTCATGGCTGGCCTATCCTTCCTGgacaaaaggaaaacaagttgCACGTGAGATTGATAAATAGACATATTAGATAACTAATTTAGAACTATAAATGCATATAAATATCAATTACATGTGAAaagtttataaacaaaataaacaattattttagttaaaatagaCTGATGCAAACAAATGGAAAAgggttataatataattatatgtaCAATACATATATAGacaaacaatttaaatttgttggaagattaattagttaaaaggGCACTAACTTTTCCAAGAAGTAGGCAAAGGGAAGGAGCAGAAGCAAGGCAATGATGTTCCGATAGACTGGGAAAACAAGCTTGCTAACGCCCATGTTAAGTGCAGCTCTTGAGACAACATGGAATCCAGCATAGCCAAACTGCAAGGCCAACATGGCCAAGTGAAGCTGCATTCTTTCTGGAACGGAACACCACATTCTCTTGGAAGAGGCTGAACCTAAATCAGCCATTGGAGAAGAACTACTACACAAGTAATAACAACTACTTAGaccaaattaatataataactaattgAGGCCTATAGCTACTTCTTGTGTAGTAGGAAGTGGTGAAGAGAAAACGGGAGAAGGGGGGCTATAAATATTGTGAAGTGTGAGAGAGCAAAAAAGAGGACTTTGGAATAGAAGCAATAGGTATGGCCCACTATCTCCCTAAAAAGACGTTATGTAAACTGTTGGTGTACTTGGTAGCCTTGAAATGTTTTTAGTTGTCtcccatatatatttttgctgaTCTTCCCTGTTTGGCTGACAAGACAACCCCCACCGCACTTGGCTTTAAATCCACTATCAATATAAAaacaatctttttttaatttttttacatgtgtTTAAATTTGGGtgttatttttgtcattttactcCCAACTTTTTCCTCTTTACCAAACTTTTTTTCtgcctttatttattttctttttatgtttttcttcttttctctttttatttttaccttttttgtcttttctttttattttatgttttcttctttttttcattcttttttatgtttttcttttttcttttatgattgTTTTCCTACtttgtttcttaattaaaaaaataaaaaaatgattatttgtaaatatttaagtttttctttctttttttttgtttttacaattcttttctttctttgtatttACATTCATACGACTGTAAGCATTATAGTGCTTTGtcttaataaagaaaataaaaaattaaacttcgtCACAAAGCTCAacctataaaaaatatcaaatcaacTTACAATGTTTGTCTGGATTGATAGTTACAATATGTTTTTTAGcagaaaaaaacttattatgTTTAAATTCCATGGTAATTCCATGTCACATgcaataaatttaaacatattAAAGAATTGAAACTCACAAGAAATtagatttattaatttacatTTGGCTCAAGAAGTAAAGTCACTTAAGCAAATACCTCATCCATGTTTGGCtctacttgaattttttttacccaaaatgaaGCACCATAACATAAAAAACAAGTTCATTTTCAAACTTAGTTCTTGAAAAGTAGAGAAAATTAAGCATTGGTTACTACCTTAAGCTTGATGTTGATAACCCGATAGAGGATCTTAGGTGGTAGATCGTAAACCGGCATGTCCTTGAAGAAAGTAGAACACATGTTTTGCTTCTCTAGGCACCATCACTAGAGGACCTACACATGCGTGCCATAACTCCCTGTAAAGCGCAGCTTTCGCGTCTGAAACCAAAAAACACATTGTTATCGTCACGCCAAACATGCCACACTAGAGGAAACCATGTTACCTTTCAAccattctttctctctctttttgtctttgtttctttctctctctctctctctattgcCATTGAGGACCTCGATGAAGGTGTAGTTGATTCGGTTCTCGAGGTCGAGGTTGCAGAGGCTGACATCGATGTTGATGGCAACCATAGAGAAGCCCAGGTAGGCAAGTGAGAGGTCGATGTTGGCAGTGTTGGTGATCTTGTCCACGTCGCCCTTGCCGGAGGTAATGTCGATGACGAGCGAGATGGAGCCGGAGAGTTCGACTGGACTTGCGGTTTCACTGGAGGAGGGTGATAGGGGATTTGggttttttaggggttaggatTTTGGAGGGGAGGAGAGGGGAATAAGGGTCGAGAAAAGGAATTGGCACAAGATATACACGAGAGAAGAGGAACACGGGCGTGAGGGGGAATTTAACGAAATTAAAATTGCCCACATTCGAAGAtgatttttgcaaaatcatCTTTGAAATATTGACAGTATTTACGAATTTGCCACCACTACACAATCGAAATGATTTTTCGACATCCGTCTTTAATATTGTGtcgtaaaaaaatgtttttttaattgtgcatataacatatttttacaataaaataagctaattatttttttactaattaattgtacgatttatatttaatgtttagtaattgtttaattaattaaaatttgatttaatgatATAAGATTTCGTTATTTAGTGACATAATTCATATGTGATTCCTTCCACATGTAAAATTTTCTTTGACTAATGAATCTTTGACCAGTAAGTTGGAAGTATGTGTAATCTTTgacccaaataaaaaaattaaatattaatataagctCATAATTTTTATAGGAacttttttaacaataatacttacaaaattaattttatgtaaataataattgatgTTGATAAAATCATAACTATAGCAATGACTTAATCTCTGTCCCAAATTATAAGCAACgccttttataatatatttttttctgggAAAATAATTGCTATGGTTTAATTTAACAGATTGGCATGTTATGCTTTGGCACCATGCGATTAATGATGATAATTGAGCAATGGCCTCTCGCCCTGATAGACACATAAAGGCGCACGAGTGGGGTGGTGGGTATGGTGGATACCCCATTCCTTCCCATCCTCTCTCTTTCAAAGTCTAAACCCCAACCCACCCCACCAGTttctgtttgaatttttttattttttatttttttcagtgATCCTATCTCTTCAGTAAAgatatctttttaaatttatattaaatggtTGTAAAGGGCTAAAatgctatttttataattaattaatctcacATTATTCTGATCTTGATTAAAGTGTTAGTTTTAGAATGATTAAAGATCGATTTGTTTGAAttgaaagataaagaaaataaaaaataaaataagattatatttacatttttatactttattctaattcaaaaattttattttcatatattttcacTCTATCCGACAAACCTAAAGCTAGACTCACGAAAGTGAATTCCGATACCCACCAATTGACACTACCCCACCCTACTTGCTACTCACTTATAGTTACGGGTCTCACCCTACTAGCCCCCACCCCTCCTTCTATTCAAACAATACATTATCTTTTTGTGCTAGCTAGCTTTAatgtttcttttattgttctatttCAAGCAATCACTTTTGGAATGTAAAAAGTAAcgaggagaaaaataaaatgataatgaaaaatataataaatactgtgatgtaataaacaaataaaagaaagatgtaattgttatatatttatagatgaatttaataaatttttttgaattttacaaTCTAATTTAATCACACATGAAATTGAATtcttacatattatattatatataatgtatatccttgttaattataaattataaatattaaacaattcACAAAGTGCCGTACATGTACCTTatacatacattttaaaaatcttaaccATTCAATGGATGATGATTACATTACTAAAGTAATAATAATGTATATCAGAACACTACTctttctaaatatataaatagatagaCAGAGGACCCGGAAATTAAAGCAAGGTTCATAATTTCGCATATATGGAGGTTAGCATTACGCAAGCTGACTTAAGGCATCGATCTCAATGTAaccaaaaagaaatgaaaaactgcatataaaaaaaatcatcgatCACAAACATATAACCAAagctcataaataaataatgatggTTAAGATCGTGAGTTGAGGCCATGAGGGGCCTTCTTTGAGTCGATCGATCATTATACATTTGTACATAATGATgtgtaatataatttatgtcctgaatttaagaaaaaaagtaatttaatattgaataaattataCCTTCCTTTAAGAAAtgtttaaattacattttcatttctttttatttatatatatatatatatatatatatatatatatatatatatatattccttccatgaaaataaataaatacacattctaaaatacaaaaataaatagttcAGATCGTCACAATTACTTTAAATTTATCACATCGGATTCTTAGGATGTACCTTCACAAATATACTTTAGAGGTGTCTAATCCTAAGGGTATTAACTAAGaaattttcagtaaaaaaaaattaagatatttaataTCCTTCGTTAgatttcataacttttaaagaataccgtattaatatttttgtatatatatattagatatttaatatttttattttatactactGCGTACTCAACATTCTTAAAATATTCGTTAatgaaaattttacatttaaatttcatGTAATATTATTCAATGTATGAATAAAGATACCTCATCTCCATCTACTTGTTTTTGACCATCATTTCAAAAAGTGAAACTAGGAATGTATTGCCCTTTAGTATGCAAAAAAGTAGCAGCATGCAGCTAACTCCAGAATtcgttttttccttttaaatatttGCTTTCTTCCTTTATGTTTACATGTATGCCGGGTAATTAGAAAttgattaactaattaattaagtggAAAAATCTGCAGTCACTCTCAATAGAAATTTATCTAGAGATTGAAGCTAAAGAAGTGTTTCCACTTAGGTTCCCACTCCCAAAGTTAGCACAATGTGTGGGTTGGttcctgaatcgaacctcctcACTTTAACAGACATGCTGCCCCCCCTCAAATGCGACCAtcatcattctaaaattcatagAAAAGAAGCCATCGATTGATATATCAGACCTTTTGATCTtttcaaaattgtaaaaatcgaaagtcatatttttttataaaaaaaatagcctGCTATCTGACAGCTATCAATATTGCTTTACTGAAATAGTGAAATGTATTACAAAAGTCAGTAGATCGTGTTAGAGTTAGAAACAAATGAAATGGATATTCGGGGTTCGGATTCCTACTAAGATAGTCGAGAATGAGACAAAAATGAAAGAGATTATAattcctaaaataataaaattcatttttctcccATGAAACTTTCAAGAAAAATGATGCATGTCTGTTAAcacttatattctttttttttttttgtattatagaAAGAAATAGAATTGATAGAGATAgaggagaaataaaaagaaatatgctATTTGAATTGATAGAAATATACATGAAGGAAGAAAGTTAAACTGCgtttatttgaataaatgaaaaagagagaaaaaagaaataaatgagttatataaaaaaagtatattaattaaaaatgttatttttagtcttatatatatttttattaatgtatatGTCTTCCATTCACAAAGGCAATTTCACCCTAACAATAGAACTAGGTGAAATACACTAGTTTTCATCTTGCATCactttgtaatttttgtttcttaaaagGTTGAGGTGTGACTATGGCTACATTATGTTATGTCTTATATATGTAAGTTTCATATATCtaa
Proteins encoded in this window:
- the LOC114383007 gene encoding protein WALLS ARE THIN 1-like; this encodes MADLGSASSKRMWCSVPERMQLHLAMLALQFGYAGFHVVSRAALNMGVSKLVFPVYRNIIALLLLLPFAYFLEKKDRPAMTLNFVCQFFLLALVGITANQGFYLLGLENTSPTFASAIQNSVPAITFLMAVILRIEQVRLNRKDGLAKVAGTVLCVVGATVITLYKGPTIYSPTTGVNINNTRVTQVFELGSVSLGDAKGKNWTLGCLYLIGHCLSWSGWLVLQAPVLKKYPARLSVTSYTCFFGLLQFLVIALLLERDAQAWLFHSGGEAFTILYAGVVASGIAFAVQIWCIDRGGPVFVAVYQPVQTFVVAIMASIALGEEFYLGGIIGAVLIVAGLYLVLWGKSEERKFAREQLAIASTEHSIIRPASHAKASLAQPLLSSSTENV